The following proteins are co-located in the Halarcobacter sp. genome:
- a CDS encoding ABC transporter substrate binding protein — translation MKKLFLFLIFQSFLFANSSILIINSYHKGYEFSDSIINGIEKTLYTHTDIDLNILYMDSKRVTSKEYLNSLKKLYKVQLKNRKYDLIIAVDRFAYDFVLNIYHEFFTNEPILAVGIENFSHEKAKSYGVEDKVSALLERRDLQGNVDIIRTIFPSMNKLYIINDKSLNALHTEPLINELMDNFNGSFDLKYLKEDNLENLKKRFSKKEESSAALFIRFYKNTNGELNKNQEIADFIKDAKIPIFVTDSLFIKKGATGGKVVDLNRFGVTSGKMALDILAGKPHKVLVSDDLYYIFDSTKLGEFTLPVEALKVPYELVNKRLTYYDKHRGFINFVFTISPFLVFLILGLVHNIYMRKQVEKDLIRRIEFDETLLNAIESPIFWQDSKGIIVDSNNTFCRLLEVECKDLYGKKLDDFKDNPKVLKVIEVLEKYKQNVDENYEFHYEDNFGKNRIYLLKQEQFKDKKSSAEGYVTIFTDITKEKEIVLEQQKNRQFVIQQSKLAEIGEIFSSIAHQWKSPLVEITAIAQELFYTKNCKDIKEDDSFVKDIMNQVTYMTDTINDFQKFIMPSNKKINFNIEKAINSMLQIVHHNMKYNNIKISLNIEKNTNLNVYGYKNEFMQSFLNIINNAKDALLNRDYKDRKIDINLLNHNNYLIITIKDNAGGIKDENPYKIFEPYFTTKEDGHGIGLYMTKVIIEDKMDGQIFVKNVEDGAMFTIRLGQKK, via the coding sequence ATGAAAAAATTATTTTTATTTTTAATCTTTCAATCTTTTCTTTTTGCTAATAGTTCAATATTAATTATTAATTCATATCATAAAGGATATGAGTTTAGTGATAGCATAATTAATGGAATAGAAAAAACACTTTATACTCATACTGATATTGATTTAAATATTTTATATATGGATTCTAAGAGAGTTACTTCAAAAGAGTATTTAAATAGTTTAAAAAAACTATATAAAGTCCAGTTAAAAAATAGAAAATATGATTTAATAATAGCTGTTGATAGATTTGCTTATGATTTTGTTTTAAATATTTATCATGAATTTTTTACAAATGAACCAATATTAGCTGTTGGTATTGAAAATTTTTCCCATGAAAAAGCTAAAAGTTATGGAGTAGAAGATAAAGTTTCTGCTTTACTTGAAAGAAGAGACTTACAAGGAAATGTCGATATTATTCGTACAATTTTCCCAAGTATGAATAAACTATATATTATAAATGATAAAAGTTTAAATGCTTTGCATACTGAACCACTTATAAATGAACTAATGGATAATTTTAATGGTAGTTTTGATTTAAAATATTTAAAAGAGGATAATTTAGAAAATCTAAAAAAAAGATTTTCAAAAAAAGAGGAATCAAGTGCTGCACTTTTTATAAGGTTTTATAAAAATACAAATGGTGAACTAAATAAAAACCAAGAGATAGCAGATTTTATAAAAGATGCAAAAATACCTATATTTGTTACAGATTCTTTATTTATTAAAAAAGGAGCAACTGGTGGAAAGGTTGTTGATTTAAATAGATTTGGTGTCACTTCTGGAAAAATGGCTTTAGACATATTAGCTGGTAAACCTCATAAGGTTTTAGTTTCTGATGATTTGTATTATATCTTTGATTCAACAAAACTAGGAGAGTTTACTCTTCCTGTTGAAGCTCTTAAAGTTCCTTATGAATTAGTAAATAAAAGATTAACCTATTATGATAAACATAGAGGATTTATCAATTTTGTTTTTACCATTTCACCTTTTTTAGTTTTTCTTATTTTAGGGCTTGTGCATAACATATATATGCGAAAACAAGTAGAAAAAGATTTAATAAGAAGAATTGAATTTGATGAAACTTTATTAAATGCAATTGAAAGCCCAATATTTTGGCAGGATTCAAAAGGGATAATTGTTGATTCAAATAATACTTTTTGTAGATTATTAGAAGTTGAGTGTAAAGACTTATATGGAAAAAAGCTTGATGATTTTAAAGATAATCCAAAAGTGTTAAAAGTTATAGAAGTATTAGAGAAGTATAAACAAAATGTAGATGAAAACTATGAGTTTCATTATGAAGATAATTTTGGCAAAAATAGAATTTATCTTCTTAAACAAGAGCAATTTAAAGATAAAAAAAGTAGTGCCGAAGGATATGTAACTATTTTTACAGATATAACAAAAGAAAAAGAGATAGTTTTAGAACAACAAAAAAATAGGCAATTTGTTATTCAACAAAGTAAATTAGCTGAAATTGGTGAGATATTTTCTTCTATAGCTCATCAGTGGAAATCTCCTCTTGTAGAGATAACAGCAATAGCTCAAGAATTATTTTATACTAAAAATTGTAAAGATATAAAAGAGGATGACAGTTTTGTAAAAGATATTATGAATCAAGTAACTTATATGACTGATACAATAAACGATTTTCAGAAATTTATAATGCCTTCAAATAAAAAAATAAATTTTAACATAGAAAAAGCAATAAATTCAATGTTGCAAATTGTGCATCATAATATGAAATATAATAATATAAAAATAAGCCTAAATATAGAAAAAAATACAAATCTTAATGTGTATGGATATAAAAATGAGTTTATGCAATCATTTTTGAATATAATAAACAATGCAAAAGATGCACTTTTGAATAGAGATTATAAAGATAGAAAGATTGATATTAATTTATTAAATCATAATAATTATCTTATTATTACTATTAAAGATAATGCAGGTGGAATCAAAGATGAAAATCCATATAAAATATTTGAACCATATTTTACTACAAAAGAGGATGGACATGGTATTGGTCTTTATATGACTAAAGTTATTATAGAAGACAAAATGGATGGACAAATTTTTGTTAAAAATGTAGAGGATGGTGCAATGTTTACTATTAGATTAGGGCAGAAAAAATGA
- a CDS encoding response regulator transcription factor: MKILVLEDNERLSNVINQALIAEGYNVDCFFDGDDALDALGNGYSCFILDINVPNLDGISILEYIRYNHSTTPVIIISSNHDLEKIQKSYEKGCDDYLKKPFYILELVQKVKKLCVVKKQYLKFDEEYTYDFINHKLFKNNLEIELTKKEILFLGLFSSNLHHVATYDELEEYVWEGEETTLVNIRSMIKRLRKKLPDDRIVIVKGMGYSLNKNVSLC, encoded by the coding sequence ATGAAAATTTTAGTTTTAGAAGATAATGAAAGATTATCGAATGTTATAAATCAGGCATTAATTGCAGAAGGTTATAATGTTGATTGTTTTTTTGATGGAGATGATGCTTTAGATGCTTTAGGAAATGGATATTCATGTTTTATTTTAGATATTAATGTACCAAATCTTGATGGTATCTCTATTTTAGAATATATAAGATATAACCATAGTACTACTCCTGTTATCATTATAAGTTCAAATCACGATTTAGAAAAAATACAAAAATCGTATGAAAAAGGCTGTGATGATTATTTGAAAAAACCTTTTTATATTTTAGAACTTGTCCAAAAAGTTAAGAAACTTTGTGTTGTTAAAAAACAATATTTGAAATTTGATGAAGAGTATACGTATGATTTTATAAATCATAAACTTTTCAAAAATAATTTAGAGATTGAGCTTACTAAAAAAGAGATTTTATTTTTAGGACTTTTCTCCTCAAATTTACATCATGTAGCAACATATGATGAGTTAGAGGAATATGTGTGGGAAGGGGAAGAAACTACACTTGTAAATATAAGGTCTATGATAAAAAGATTAAGAAAAAAGCTTCCTGATGACCGTATAGTTATTGTAAAAGGTATGGGATATTCTTTAAATAAAAATGTTAGTTTATGTTAG
- a CDS encoding fumarate hydratase produces the protein MAAITENDIKQSIADAVQYISYYHPEDFVKGMVEAYEKEKSESAKNAIGQILINSKMCAMGHRPLCQDTGSVNVFIKVGTKAQLDITNELEDIINAGVAQGYTHPDNTLRYSIVSDPAGERKNTKNNTPAVIHYSVDNSDKIEITVAAKGGGSENKSKFTVLNPSDSVYDWVMENVAQMGAGWCPPGILGIGIGGNPEKAMLMAKESLMGHVDIHELKERGPKNAVEELRLKLYEDINKIGIGAQGLGGITTVLDVKILDYPCHAASLPVAMIPNCAATRHIHFELDGNGAAKFEKPDLDLWPDIELPMDTIKKVNIEDLTKEKLQEFKSGDTLLLSGKILTARDAAHKKIVEYKNANKPLPNGVDLKDRFIYYVGPVDPVRDEKVGPAGPTTSTRMDKFTKDMMEIGIMGMIGKAERKQPTIDLIKEYKSMYLIATGGAAYLISQSIKDAKVLAFEEMGMEAIYEFEVKDMPVTVAVDTEGNSIHTTGPQKWRTI, from the coding sequence ATGGCAGCAATCACAGAGAATGATATAAAACAAAGTATAGCAGATGCAGTACAATATATTTCGTACTACCATCCAGAAGATTTCGTAAAAGGTATGGTAGAAGCATACGAAAAAGAGAAAAGTGAATCAGCAAAAAATGCAATAGGACAAATCTTAATAAACTCAAAAATGTGTGCAATGGGACATAGACCACTTTGTCAAGATACAGGAAGTGTAAATGTATTTATAAAAGTAGGTACAAAAGCACAACTTGATATAACAAATGAATTAGAAGATATTATCAATGCAGGTGTAGCTCAAGGATATACTCACCCAGATAATACTCTAAGATACTCAATTGTAAGTGACCCAGCAGGTGAGAGAAAAAATACAAAAAATAATACTCCAGCAGTAATCCACTATAGTGTAGATAACTCAGATAAAATAGAGATAACAGTTGCAGCAAAAGGTGGAGGAAGTGAAAATAAATCTAAATTCACTGTATTAAATCCATCAGATAGTGTATATGATTGGGTAATGGAAAATGTAGCACAAATGGGAGCAGGATGGTGTCCTCCAGGAATCTTAGGTATTGGTATTGGTGGTAATCCAGAAAAAGCAATGCTTATGGCTAAAGAATCTTTAATGGGTCATGTGGATATTCATGAACTTAAAGAAAGAGGACCTAAAAATGCAGTTGAAGAGTTAAGACTTAAATTGTATGAAGATATTAATAAAATAGGAATTGGTGCACAAGGACTTGGTGGTATTACAACTGTATTAGATGTAAAAATCTTAGATTATCCCTGTCACGCCGCTTCATTACCAGTAGCTATGATTCCAAACTGTGCAGCTACTAGACATATTCATTTTGAATTAGATGGTAATGGAGCTGCTAAATTTGAGAAACCAGATTTAGACCTATGGCCAGATATTGAATTACCAATGGATACTATTAAAAAAGTAAATATAGAAGATTTAACAAAAGAGAAACTACAAGAGTTTAAATCAGGTGACACTTTACTATTAAGTGGGAAAATCTTAACTGCAAGAGATGCAGCTCATAAAAAAATAGTTGAATATAAAAATGCCAATAAACCATTACCAAATGGAGTAGATTTAAAAGATAGATTTATTTACTATGTTGGACCAGTTGATCCAGTAAGAGATGAAAAGGTTGGACCTGCGGGACCTACTACATCAACAAGAATGGATAAATTTACAAAAGATATGATGGAAATTGGAATCATGGGAATGATTGGTAAGGCTGAAAGAAAGCAACCAACAATTGATTTAATTAAAGAGTACAAATCTATGTATCTAATTGCAACAGGTGGAGCAGCTTATTTAATTTCTCAATCTATTAAAGATGCAAAAGTATTAGCATTTGAAGAGATGGGAATGGAAGCTATTTATGAATTTGAGGTTAAAGATATGCCTGTTACTGTTGCTGTTGACACAGAGGGGAACTCTATTCATACTACTGGGCCACAGAAGTGGAGAACTATTTAG
- a CDS encoding fumarate reductase iron-sulfur subunit: MSREITIKVLRYDPQNKDEKLRGYFQEYKIQEADSMTIYLALTQIRETMDAGLSFDFVCRAGICGSCAMMINGRPKLACRTLTKDLPDEIILLPLPTFKLIKDLSVNTGVWMDAMSKRVESWIHTSKETDIAAIEEPIEPEVADAVFELDRCIECGCCVAGCGTKLIKEDFVGAVGLNRVARFECDPHDERTTDDYYELVGDDNGIFGCMTLLGCEDTCPKHLPLQNKIAYMRRKLATVQGS; encoded by the coding sequence ATGTCTAGAGAAATAACAATCAAGGTTCTTAGATACGATCCACAAAATAAAGATGAAAAACTAAGAGGATATTTTCAAGAGTATAAAATTCAAGAAGCAGATAGTATGACAATCTATCTTGCTCTTACACAAATTAGAGAAACAATGGATGCAGGGCTTAGCTTTGACTTTGTGTGTCGTGCTGGTATTTGTGGAAGTTGTGCAATGATGATTAATGGTAGACCAAAACTAGCTTGTAGAACATTAACAAAAGATTTACCTGATGAGATTATTTTATTACCTCTTCCTACATTTAAACTAATAAAAGATTTATCAGTTAATACTGGGGTTTGGATGGATGCAATGAGTAAAAGAGTTGAATCTTGGATTCATACCTCTAAAGAAACAGATATTGCAGCTATTGAAGAACCAATTGAACCAGAAGTTGCTGATGCAGTATTCGAACTTGATAGATGTATTGAGTGTGGATGTTGTGTAGCTGGATGTGGTACAAAACTTATAAAAGAGGATTTTGTAGGAGCTGTTGGACTTAATAGAGTAGCAAGATTTGAATGTGACCCACATGATGAAAGAACAACAGATGATTATTATGAATTAGTTGGTGACGATAATGGTATCTTTGGTTGTATGACACTATTAGGTTGTGAAGATACTTGCCCTAAACATTTACCATTACAAAATAAAATTGCCTATATGAGAAGAAAACTTGCAACAGTACAAGGTTCATAA
- a CDS encoding fumarate reductase flavoprotein subunit, producing the protein MKIKYCDALVIGGGLAGLRAGVAAAQKGLSTTVLSLVPVKRSHSAAAQGGMQASLGNAKMSEGDNEDVHFADTVKGSDWGCDQDVARMFVTTAPKAIRELAAWGVPWTRIKKGNHEAVINTKRTTIFEDDNKHGLINSRDFGGTKKWRTCYTSDATGHTMLFAVANESLKLDVNIEDRKEAIALIHQNNRCYGAVVRDLISGEIAAYVAKGTLIATGGYGRIYEITTNAVICEGIGTAIALETGIAKLGNMEAVQFHPTPLFPSGILLTEGCRGDGGVLRDVDGHRFMPDYEPEKKDLASRDVVSRRMMEHMRKGKGVESPYGTHLWLDISILGREHIEKNLRDVQEICEYFAGIDPADEGKKGWAPVHPMQHYSMGGIRTKPTGESQTLAGLFSAGEAACWDMHGFNRLGGNSVSETVVAGMIVGNYFADYCIENQIDIKTETIEKFVFEKEKYMKELVSKNIGEDVFKIKNRMKKIMQDYVGIFRDGEGLAKAVKELEELYIKSQNVAVKNKQLSANPELEEAYRVPMMLKVALCVAKGALDRTESRGAHTREDYPKRDDENWLKRTLTSWKEGDTMPTVEYEPLDIMKMEIPPGFRGYGAKGNLIENPLSAIRQQEVDDIKEKMEAEGKDRYQIQDALMPFELQNEYKRKNVRLGDE; encoded by the coding sequence ATGAAAATAAAATATTGTGATGCATTAGTAATTGGTGGTGGATTAGCAGGGTTAAGAGCCGGTGTTGCCGCTGCTCAAAAAGGTTTAAGTACAACAGTTTTAAGTTTAGTTCCAGTTAAAAGATCTCACAGTGCAGCAGCACAAGGTGGTATGCAAGCATCTTTAGGTAATGCAAAAATGTCTGAAGGTGATAATGAAGATGTTCACTTTGCAGATACAGTAAAAGGTTCAGACTGGGGATGTGATCAAGATGTAGCAAGAATGTTTGTTACAACAGCACCAAAAGCTATTAGAGAATTAGCAGCATGGGGTGTACCTTGGACTAGAATTAAAAAAGGTAATCATGAAGCAGTTATCAATACAAAAAGAACAACAATTTTTGAAGATGATAATAAACATGGTTTAATCAATTCAAGAGATTTTGGTGGTACTAAAAAATGGAGAACCTGTTATACATCTGATGCAACTGGACATACTATGTTATTTGCTGTTGCAAATGAGTCTTTAAAACTAGATGTAAATATAGAAGATAGAAAAGAAGCAATTGCATTAATCCATCAAAATAATAGATGTTATGGTGCAGTTGTAAGAGATCTAATTTCAGGTGAAATTGCAGCTTATGTTGCAAAAGGAACTTTAATCGCAACTGGTGGTTATGGAAGAATTTATGAAATTACAACAAATGCAGTTATTTGTGAAGGTATAGGTACCGCTATTGCTTTAGAAACAGGAATTGCAAAACTTGGAAATATGGAAGCAGTACAATTTCACCCTACTCCACTTTTTCCATCAGGTATCCTTTTAACAGAAGGTTGTAGAGGTGATGGTGGAGTTCTAAGAGATGTTGACGGACACAGATTTATGCCAGATTATGAACCAGAGAAAAAAGACCTTGCAAGTAGAGATGTTGTATCAAGAAGAATGATGGAACATATGAGAAAAGGAAAAGGTGTAGAATCACCTTATGGTACACACCTTTGGTTAGATATCTCTATTTTAGGTAGAGAACATATTGAGAAAAACTTAAGAGATGTTCAAGAGATTTGCGAATACTTTGCAGGGATTGACCCAGCAGACGAAGGTAAAAAAGGATGGGCACCAGTTCACCCAATGCAACACTACTCTATGGGTGGTATTAGAACTAAACCAACAGGGGAATCACAAACTTTAGCTGGACTTTTTAGTGCTGGTGAAGCTGCTTGTTGGGATATGCATGGATTTAATAGACTTGGTGGAAACTCTGTATCAGAAACTGTAGTTGCAGGTATGATTGTAGGTAATTATTTTGCAGATTATTGTATAGAAAATCAAATAGATATTAAAACTGAAACTATTGAAAAATTTGTTTTTGAAAAAGAAAAATATATGAAAGAGTTAGTATCTAAAAATATTGGTGAAGATGTTTTTAAAATTAAAAATAGAATGAAAAAAATCATGCAAGATTATGTTGGTATTTTTAGAGATGGTGAAGGTTTAGCTAAAGCAGTTAAAGAATTAGAAGAACTTTATATCAAATCTCAAAATGTTGCTGTTAAAAATAAACAATTAAGTGCTAACCCTGAATTAGAAGAAGCTTACAGAGTTCCAATGATGTTAAAAGTTGCACTTTGTGTAGCAAAAGGGGCTTTAGATAGAACAGAATCTAGAGGTGCTCATACTAGAGAAGATTATCCAAAAAGAGATGATGAAAACTGGTTAAAAAGAACACTTACTTCATGGAAAGAAGGTGACACTATGCCAACTGTTGAGTATGAGCCATTAGATATTATGAAAATGGAAATTCCTCCAGGATTTAGAGGTTATGGTGCAAAAGGTAATTTAATTGAGAATCCTTTAAGTGCCATTAGACAACAAGAAGTTGATGATATTAAAGAGAAAATGGAAGCAGAAGGTAAAGATAGATATCAAATCCAAGATGCACTAATGCCATTTGAATTACAAAATGAATATAAAAGAAAAAATGTAAGATTAGGAGATGAGTAA
- a CDS encoding fumarate reductase cytochrome b subunit: MDKVIEAFTGINEEGKKSRIPAKLDKALTASGVLLAIFMMAHMFFVSTILFGEKTMYTVTKMFELDFIFDGGLPIIVSVFVGVITAIFIVHAILGVRKFPTSYKAYLRIKEHSKMMKHTDTSMWMFQWISGFIMMFVAMIHLYIMFTQPQNIGPYASAHRVVSENMWLLYMVLLICVELHGSIGLYRAAMKWGWFDGENPKETRTKMLKAKKYVSIFFLTLGAVTLLAYIKIGIERADHIPMKYNPTDTIEIIKK, encoded by the coding sequence ATGGACAAAGTTATCGAGGCCTTTACAGGCATCAATGAAGAAGGTAAAAAAAGTAGAATTCCTGCAAAACTAGATAAAGCACTTACAGCTTCAGGTGTACTACTTGCTATTTTTATGATGGCACATATGTTTTTTGTTTCAACAATTCTTTTTGGTGAAAAGACTATGTACACTGTAACAAAAATGTTTGAATTAGATTTTATCTTTGATGGTGGACTTCCAATTATTGTTAGTGTTTTTGTTGGTGTAATTACAGCAATATTTATAGTACATGCAATTTTAGGTGTAAGAAAATTTCCTACATCATATAAAGCATACTTAAGAATAAAAGAACACTCTAAAATGATGAAACATACAGATACTTCAATGTGGATGTTTCAATGGATTAGTGGATTTATTATGATGTTTGTAGCAATGATTCACTTATATATAATGTTTACCCAACCTCAAAATATTGGGCCATATGCAAGTGCACATAGAGTTGTAAGTGAAAATATGTGGCTTTTATATATGGTTTTATTAATCTGTGTTGAACTTCATGGTTCTATTGGTTTATATAGAGCTGCTATGAAATGGGGTTGGTTTGATGGAGAGAATCCAAAAGAAACAAGAACAAAAATGCTTAAAGCAAAAAAATATGTAAGTATCTTTTTCTTAACTTTAGGTGCAGTTACACTTTTAGCTTATATTAAAATAGGTATTGAAAGAGCTGATCATATTCCAATGAAATATAATCCAACAGATACTATAGAAATAATTAAAAAGTAA
- a CDS encoding sodium:alanine symporter family protein: MESLDKFISSASSFVWGVPMLILLVGTGLYLTIRLKGMQFWALGHALKLIFEKEQSAKGDISHFQALMTALAATVGIGNIVGVATAITFGGPGAVFWMWVTGLVGMATKYSEAILAVKYREKGKHGYKGGPMYYLANGLKMHKLAFLFALFTVIASFGIGNMTQSNAVANAINSQFDIPAWITGVVLLIITSFVVIGGIKSIGKTTSFLIPFMIIIYLLTSLAIIVTNFDKVGNAFYLIFYHAFNPIAAGGGFAGAAVAAAIRYGIARGVFSNESGLGSAPIAAAAAKTDDPVKQALVSMTQTFIDTLLVCTMTAVIILMAPIWTTGGSAGDLTLKSFNFFLGDFGSIVIVIATILFGYSTILGWSYYGERAFEYIFGSKSIKLYRIVFVSFIVVGAMTELKLVWNFSDLANGLMAIPNLIALLLLSKVITEETNRYFKN, encoded by the coding sequence ATGGAATCACTAGACAAATTTATATCTTCTGCTTCTAGTTTTGTATGGGGTGTTCCTATGCTTATACTATTAGTTGGTACAGGATTATATTTAACAATTAGGTTAAAAGGTATGCAGTTTTGGGCATTAGGTCATGCTCTAAAACTTATATTTGAAAAAGAGCAAAGTGCCAAAGGTGATATCTCACACTTTCAAGCTCTAATGACTGCACTTGCTGCAACTGTTGGTATAGGTAATATCGTTGGAGTTGCTACAGCAATCACTTTTGGAGGACCTGGTGCAGTATTCTGGATGTGGGTTACGGGATTAGTTGGGATGGCTACAAAATATTCCGAAGCAATTTTAGCTGTTAAATATAGAGAAAAAGGTAAACATGGGTATAAAGGTGGACCTATGTATTATTTAGCAAATGGTTTAAAGATGCATAAATTAGCTTTTTTATTTGCACTATTTACTGTTATTGCATCTTTTGGTATAGGAAATATGACACAATCAAATGCTGTTGCAAATGCTATTAATTCACAATTTGATATACCTGCATGGATTACAGGTGTAGTTTTACTTATTATCACATCTTTTGTTGTTATAGGTGGTATAAAATCAATTGGTAAAACTACATCTTTTTTAATACCATTTATGATTATTATATATCTTCTTACTTCTCTTGCAATAATTGTTACTAATTTTGACAAAGTGGGTAATGCTTTTTACTTAATTTTCTATCATGCATTTAACCCAATTGCAGCAGGTGGAGGCTTTGCAGGTGCAGCTGTTGCAGCAGCAATTAGGTACGGTATTGCTAGAGGTGTATTTTCAAATGAATCAGGTCTTGGTTCTGCACCAATTGCAGCAGCTGCTGCTAAAACTGATGACCCAGTAAAACAAGCCTTAGTTTCTATGACTCAAACTTTTATTGATACATTGCTTGTATGTACAATGACCGCTGTTATTATTCTTATGGCTCCTATCTGGACAACAGGTGGTAGTGCAGGAGATTTAACACTAAAAAGTTTCAATTTCTTCTTAGGTGATTTTGGTTCAATCGTTATTGTTATAGCAACAATATTATTTGGTTATTCAACAATTCTTGGCTGGTCTTACTATGGTGAAAGAGCATTTGAATATATTTTTGGTTCTAAATCAATAAAACTTTATAGAATTGTTTTTGTAAGTTTTATTGTTGTTGGAGCAATGACAGAATTAAAACTAGTATGGAATTTTTCAGACCTTGCAAATGGTTTAATGGCGATTCCAAACTTAATAGCCCTACTTCTTCTTTCTAAAGTTATAACTGAAGAAACTAACAGATACTTCAAAAATTAG
- the trxB gene encoding thioredoxin-disulfide reductase has protein sequence MLDLAIIGGGPAGLTAGLYATRGGLKNVTMFEMGMPGGQITGSSEIENYPGQGNIMSGMELMQNWPEQCQKFGLKHEMNQVSKVTKNGDVFTVTTADGKTQEAKTVLLATGSVPRRAGFEGEDKFFGRGISTCATCDGFFYKGKEVALIGGGDSALEEAVYLSKICSKVYLVHRRDTYRAAPSTIEHMKACENIEEVTNVTVEEVYGDMSGVTGLKVKSKESGEIRDLPVPGVFVFVGRDVLNEPLKQDDGSFLCDTNEQGEIIVDLKMKTSVPGLYAAGDVRIDAAKQVVCAAGDGATAAVDIIEYLG, from the coding sequence ATGTTAGATTTAGCAATTATTGGTGGAGGTCCAGCTGGGCTTACTGCAGGTTTATACGCAACTAGAGGTGGTTTAAAAAATGTAACAATGTTTGAAATGGGTATGCCTGGTGGTCAAATTACTGGAAGTTCAGAGATTGAAAATTATCCTGGACAAGGTAATATCATGTCTGGTATGGAGTTAATGCAAAACTGGCCAGAACAGTGTCAAAAATTTGGTTTAAAACATGAGATGAATCAAGTTTCAAAAGTTACAAAAAATGGTGATGTTTTCACAGTTACTACTGCTGATGGTAAGACTCAAGAAGCAAAAACAGTTTTACTTGCAACAGGTTCTGTTCCTAGACGTGCAGGTTTTGAAGGTGAAGATAAATTTTTTGGTAGAGGAATTTCAACTTGTGCTACTTGTGATGGATTCTTTTACAAAGGTAAAGAGGTTGCATTGATTGGTGGTGGTGATTCAGCTTTAGAAGAAGCAGTGTATCTTTCAAAAATTTGTTCTAAAGTTTATTTAGTTCATAGAAGAGATACTTATAGAGCAGCTCCTAGTACAATTGAACATATGAAAGCTTGTGAAAATATTGAAGAGGTTACTAATGTTACTGTTGAAGAAGTTTATGGTGATATGTCAGGGGTAACTGGTCTTAAAGTAAAAAGTAAAGAATCTGGTGAAATAAGAGATTTACCAGTTCCTGGTGTATTTGTATTTGTTGGAAGAGATGTATTAAATGAGCCATTAAAACAAGATGATGGAAGTTTCCTTTGTGATACAAATGAGCAAGGTGAAATTATTGTTGATTTAAAAATGAAAACATCAGTTCCAGGATTATATGCAGCAGGTGATGTAAGAATTGATGCAGCAAAACAAGTTGTATGTGCAGCAGGTGATGGTGCAACAGCGGCAGTTGATATTATCGAATATTTAGGATAA
- the dapB gene encoding 4-hydroxy-tetrahydrodipicolinate reductase: MINVGIVGSTGRVGSLLIDDLALDENTNLKACHVFDELKKSVPEGTVVTNDMRTLLDSSDVVIDFSAPVATQSLLEEVVENGGKPLVIATTGFNKHQQNLLIEASKKVPVLYATNMSLGVAVLNKLVSLASKALSDFDCEIVEQHHRYKVDSPSGTALTLAEHAAKARDLDLDAVRVSGRDGVIGARTKDEIGVMSLRGGDIVGRHTVGLYNDGEFIELHHTATSRNTFSKGAIKAAKWLVNQEAGLYSINDCLGL; the protein is encoded by the coding sequence ATGATTAATGTAGGTATTGTAGGTAGTACAGGAAGAGTAGGTTCACTTTTAATTGATGATTTGGCATTAGATGAAAATACAAATTTAAAAGCTTGTCATGTTTTTGATGAATTAAAGAAGAGTGTTCCAGAGGGAACAGTTGTAACAAATGATATGAGAACATTATTAGATTCAAGTGATGTTGTTATTGATTTTTCAGCTCCTGTAGCTACTCAAAGCCTACTTGAAGAGGTTGTAGAAAATGGTGGTAAACCATTAGTAATAGCTACAACTGGATTTAATAAACATCAACAAAACTTACTTATTGAAGCTTCTAAAAAAGTTCCAGTATTATATGCAACAAATATGAGTTTAGGAGTTGCTGTATTAAATAAACTTGTTTCATTAGCTAGTAAAGCACTAAGTGATTTTGATTGCGAAATTGTTGAACAACACCATAGATATAAAGTTGATTCTCCATCTGGAACTGCTTTAACACTGGCTGAACATGCTGCAAAGGCTAGAGATTTAGATTTGGATGCAGTAAGAGTTTCAGGAAGAGATGGAGTAATTGGTGCAAGAACTAAAGACGAAATTGGTGTAATGAGTTTAAGAGGTGGAGATATTGTTGGAAGACACACAGTGGGTCTATACAATGATGGAGAGTTTATTGAACTACACCATACTGCAACATCAAGAAACACTTTTTCAAAAGGTGCAATTAAAGCTGCAAAATGGCTAGTTAATCAAGAAGCTGGTTTATATTCAATTAATGACTGTTTAGGTCTATAA